A region from the Bubalus kerabau isolate K-KA32 ecotype Philippines breed swamp buffalo chromosome 12, PCC_UOA_SB_1v2, whole genome shotgun sequence genome encodes:
- the SPART gene encoding spartin isoform X1 — MEQEPQDGEPIEIKIIKEAYKKAFVFVNKGLNTDELGQKEEAKNYYKQGIGHLLRGISISSTDPEYTGPEWESARQMQQKMKETLQNVRTRLEILEKGLATSLRNDLQEVPKLYPEFPPKDMSEKSPEPQSFSSLPQHSEVNGGTSTASAEASSSPTTLSLPCQSHPSEAPPAYTPQAAEGHYTVSYGTESGEFSSVGENFYRNHSQPPPLETLGVDADELILIPNGVQIFFVNPAGEVSAPSYPGYLRIVRFLDNSLDTFLNRPPGFLQVCDWLYPLVPDRSPVLKCTVGAYMFPDTMLQASGCFVGVVLSSELPEDDRELFEDLLRQMSDLRLQTNWDRAEGENEFQIPGISGSASDQLKEASGTDVRQLDPGSKDVRQKGKRGKKILCYVPNVEFGLETKGTSSEEVNLSHIVPCEPVSEEKAKELPEWSEKVAHNILSGASWVSWGLVKGAEFTGKAIQKGASKLRERIQPEEKPVEVSPAVTKGLYMAKQATGGAAKVSQFLVDGVCTVANCVGKELAPHVKKHGSKLVPESLKKDRNGKSTLDGAMVVAASSVQGFSTVWQGLECAAKCIVNNVSAETVQTVRYKYGHTAGEATHNAVDSAINVGVTAYNIDNIGIKAMVKKTAKQTGHTLLEDYKIIDNSKGENPGGGASANLKGEKDEQKEGPEKNGAKKKDK, encoded by the exons ATGGAACAAGAACCCCAAGATGGAGAACCTATTGAAATTAAGATCATCAAGGAAGCATACAAGAAAGCCTTTGTATTTGTTAATAAAGGACTGAATACAGATGAATTAGGTcaaaaggaagaagcaaagaacTACTATAAGCAAGGAATAGGACACCTGCTTAGAGGAATCAGCATTTCATCAACGGATCCTGAGTACACAGGTCCTGAGTGGGAGTCTGCTAGGCAGATGcaacagaaaatgaaagaaacgCTACAGAATGTACGTACCAGGTTGGAAATTCTAGAGAAGGGTCTTGCCACTTCTCTACGGAATGATCTTCAGGAGGTGCCCAAGTTGTATCCAGAATTTCCACCTAAAGACATGTCTGAAAAGTCACCAGAGCCTCAGAGCTTTAGTTCACTTCCTCAGCACAGTGAAGTAAATGGCGGCACTTCAACTGCAAGTGCAGAAGCAAGTAGTTCACCTACTACTTTGTCCTTGCCGTGTCAGAGTCATCCGTCCGAAGCACCTCCTGCTTACACTCCCCAGGCTGCTGAGGGTCACTACACTGTATCCTATGGAACAGAATCTGGGGAGTTCTCGTCAGTCGGGGAGAACTTCTATAGGAATCACTCTCAGCCACCTCCTCTTGAGACCTTAGGGGTGGATGCAGATGAGTTGATTTTGATACCAAACGGAGTACAAATTTTCTTTGTAAATCCCGCAGGGGAGGTTAGTGCACCTTCATATCCTGGGTACCTTCGAATCGTGAGGTTCTTGGATAATTCTCTTGATACCTTTCTAAATCGTCCTCCTGGATTTCTCCAG GTTTGTGACTGGTTGTATCCTCTAGTTCCTGATAGGTCTCCAGTTCTTAAATGTACTGTAGGTGCCTACATGTTTCCTGATACGATGTTACAAGCATCGGGATGCTTTGTGGGGGTCGTCTTGTCATCTGAATTACCAGAAGATGACAGAGAACTCTTCGAGGATCTATTAAGACAAATGTCTGACCTTCGGCTCCAG ACCAACTGGGAccgggcagaaggagaaaatgaaTTCCAGATCCCTGGAATATCAGGATCTGCCTCTGACCAGTTGAAGGAAGCCAGTGGCACTGACGTGAGACAGCTGGACCCAGGCAGTAAAGATGTGCGTCAGAAGGGAAAACGAGGGAAAAAG aTTCTGTGTTATGTACCAAATGTTGAATTTGGATTAGAG ACCAAAGGAACTTCAAGTGAAGAAGTTAATCTGAGTCACATTGTACCCTGTGAGCCAGtttcagaagaaaaagcaaaggagttacCTGAATGGAGTGAGAAAGTGGCTCACAACATTTTGTCAG gtgCTTCCTGGGTGAGTTGGGGTTTGGTCAAAGGTGCTGAGTTTACTGGCAAAGCCATCCAGAAAGGAGCGTCTAAACTTCGAGAACGAATTCAACCAGAAGAAAAGCCTGTGGAAGTTAGTCCAGCTGTGACCAAGGGACTTTATATGGCAAAGCAGGCGACTGGAGGAGCAGCCAAAGTCAGTCAGTTTCTGG TTGATGGAGTTTGTACTGTGGCAAATTGTGTTGGAAAGGAATTAGCTCCACACGTCAAGAAGCACGGAAGCAAACTTGTTCCAGAATCTCTTAAAAAAGACCGAAATGGAAAGTCTACCCTGGATGGCGCTATGGTTGTAGCAGCAAGTAGCGTTCAAG GATTCTCAACTGTCTGGCAAGGATTGGAATGTGCAGCTAAATGCATTGTTAACAATGTTTCAGCAGAAACTGTACAAACTGTCAGATACAA ATATGGGCATACTGCAGGAGAAGCTACGCACAACGCAGTAGATTCTGCCATCAATGTTGGTGTAACTGCCTATAATATTGACAACATCGGCATCAAAGCAATGGTGAAGAAAACTGCAAAACAAACAGGACACACACTGCTTGAGGACTATAAAATCATTGATAATTCTAAGGGGGAAAATCCAGGAGGAGGAGCAAGTGCAAACCTGAAAGGGGAGAAAGATGAGCAGAAAGAGGGGCCAGAGAAGAACGGGGCAAAGAAGAAAGATAAGTGA
- the SPART gene encoding spartin isoform X2 produces MEQEPQDGEPIEIKIIKEAYKKAFVFVNKGLNTDELGQKEEAKNYYKQGIGHLLRGISISSTDPEYTGPEWESARQMQQKMKETLQNVRTRLEILEKGLATSLRNDLQEVPKLYPEFPPKDMSEKSPEPQSFSSLPQHSEVNGGTSTASAEASSSPTTLSLPCQSHPSEAPPAYTPQAAEGHYTVSYGTESGEFSSVGENFYRNHSQPPPLETLGVDADELILIPNGVQIFFVNPAGEVSAPSYPGYLRIVRFLDNSLDTFLNRPPGFLQVCDWLYPLVPDRSPVLKCTVGAYMFPDTMLQASGCFVGVVLSSELPEDDRELFEDLLRQMSDLRLQTNWDRAEGENEFQIPGISGSASDQLKEASGTDVRQLDPGSKDVRQKGKRGKKTKGTSSEEVNLSHIVPCEPVSEEKAKELPEWSEKVAHNILSGASWVSWGLVKGAEFTGKAIQKGASKLRERIQPEEKPVEVSPAVTKGLYMAKQATGGAAKVSQFLVDGVCTVANCVGKELAPHVKKHGSKLVPESLKKDRNGKSTLDGAMVVAASSVQGFSTVWQGLECAAKCIVNNVSAETVQTVRYKYGHTAGEATHNAVDSAINVGVTAYNIDNIGIKAMVKKTAKQTGHTLLEDYKIIDNSKGENPGGGASANLKGEKDEQKEGPEKNGAKKKDK; encoded by the exons ATGGAACAAGAACCCCAAGATGGAGAACCTATTGAAATTAAGATCATCAAGGAAGCATACAAGAAAGCCTTTGTATTTGTTAATAAAGGACTGAATACAGATGAATTAGGTcaaaaggaagaagcaaagaacTACTATAAGCAAGGAATAGGACACCTGCTTAGAGGAATCAGCATTTCATCAACGGATCCTGAGTACACAGGTCCTGAGTGGGAGTCTGCTAGGCAGATGcaacagaaaatgaaagaaacgCTACAGAATGTACGTACCAGGTTGGAAATTCTAGAGAAGGGTCTTGCCACTTCTCTACGGAATGATCTTCAGGAGGTGCCCAAGTTGTATCCAGAATTTCCACCTAAAGACATGTCTGAAAAGTCACCAGAGCCTCAGAGCTTTAGTTCACTTCCTCAGCACAGTGAAGTAAATGGCGGCACTTCAACTGCAAGTGCAGAAGCAAGTAGTTCACCTACTACTTTGTCCTTGCCGTGTCAGAGTCATCCGTCCGAAGCACCTCCTGCTTACACTCCCCAGGCTGCTGAGGGTCACTACACTGTATCCTATGGAACAGAATCTGGGGAGTTCTCGTCAGTCGGGGAGAACTTCTATAGGAATCACTCTCAGCCACCTCCTCTTGAGACCTTAGGGGTGGATGCAGATGAGTTGATTTTGATACCAAACGGAGTACAAATTTTCTTTGTAAATCCCGCAGGGGAGGTTAGTGCACCTTCATATCCTGGGTACCTTCGAATCGTGAGGTTCTTGGATAATTCTCTTGATACCTTTCTAAATCGTCCTCCTGGATTTCTCCAG GTTTGTGACTGGTTGTATCCTCTAGTTCCTGATAGGTCTCCAGTTCTTAAATGTACTGTAGGTGCCTACATGTTTCCTGATACGATGTTACAAGCATCGGGATGCTTTGTGGGGGTCGTCTTGTCATCTGAATTACCAGAAGATGACAGAGAACTCTTCGAGGATCTATTAAGACAAATGTCTGACCTTCGGCTCCAG ACCAACTGGGAccgggcagaaggagaaaatgaaTTCCAGATCCCTGGAATATCAGGATCTGCCTCTGACCAGTTGAAGGAAGCCAGTGGCACTGACGTGAGACAGCTGGACCCAGGCAGTAAAGATGTGCGTCAGAAGGGAAAACGAGGGAAAAAG ACCAAAGGAACTTCAAGTGAAGAAGTTAATCTGAGTCACATTGTACCCTGTGAGCCAGtttcagaagaaaaagcaaaggagttacCTGAATGGAGTGAGAAAGTGGCTCACAACATTTTGTCAG gtgCTTCCTGGGTGAGTTGGGGTTTGGTCAAAGGTGCTGAGTTTACTGGCAAAGCCATCCAGAAAGGAGCGTCTAAACTTCGAGAACGAATTCAACCAGAAGAAAAGCCTGTGGAAGTTAGTCCAGCTGTGACCAAGGGACTTTATATGGCAAAGCAGGCGACTGGAGGAGCAGCCAAAGTCAGTCAGTTTCTGG TTGATGGAGTTTGTACTGTGGCAAATTGTGTTGGAAAGGAATTAGCTCCACACGTCAAGAAGCACGGAAGCAAACTTGTTCCAGAATCTCTTAAAAAAGACCGAAATGGAAAGTCTACCCTGGATGGCGCTATGGTTGTAGCAGCAAGTAGCGTTCAAG GATTCTCAACTGTCTGGCAAGGATTGGAATGTGCAGCTAAATGCATTGTTAACAATGTTTCAGCAGAAACTGTACAAACTGTCAGATACAA ATATGGGCATACTGCAGGAGAAGCTACGCACAACGCAGTAGATTCTGCCATCAATGTTGGTGTAACTGCCTATAATATTGACAACATCGGCATCAAAGCAATGGTGAAGAAAACTGCAAAACAAACAGGACACACACTGCTTGAGGACTATAAAATCATTGATAATTCTAAGGGGGAAAATCCAGGAGGAGGAGCAAGTGCAAACCTGAAAGGGGAGAAAGATGAGCAGAAAGAGGGGCCAGAGAAGAACGGGGCAAAGAAGAAAGATAAGTGA
- the SPART gene encoding spartin isoform X3: MEQEPQDGEPIEIKIIKEAYKKAFVFVNKGLNTDELGQKEEAKNYYKQGIGHLLRGISISSTDPEYTGPEWESARQMQQKMKETLQNVRTRLEILEKGLATSLRNDLQEVPKLYPEFPPKDMSEKSPEPQSFSSLPQHSEVNGGTSTASAEASSSPTTLSLPCQSHPSEAPPAYTPQAAEGHYTVSYGTESGEFSSVGENFYRNHSQPPPLETLGVDADELILIPNGVQIFFVNPAGEVSAPSYPGYLRIVRFLDNSLDTFLNRPPGFLQVCDWLYPLVPDRSPVLKCTVGAYMFPDTMLQASGCFVGVVLSSELPEDDRELFEDLLRQMSDLRLQTNWDRAEGENEFQIPGISGSASDQLKEASGTDVRQLDPGSKDVRQKGKRGKKILCYVPNVEFGLETKGTSSEEVNLSHIVPCEPVSEEKAKELPEWSEKVAHNILSVDGVCTVANCVGKELAPHVKKHGSKLVPESLKKDRNGKSTLDGAMVVAASSVQGFSTVWQGLECAAKCIVNNVSAETVQTVRYKYGHTAGEATHNAVDSAINVGVTAYNIDNIGIKAMVKKTAKQTGHTLLEDYKIIDNSKGENPGGGASANLKGEKDEQKEGPEKNGAKKKDK, from the exons ATGGAACAAGAACCCCAAGATGGAGAACCTATTGAAATTAAGATCATCAAGGAAGCATACAAGAAAGCCTTTGTATTTGTTAATAAAGGACTGAATACAGATGAATTAGGTcaaaaggaagaagcaaagaacTACTATAAGCAAGGAATAGGACACCTGCTTAGAGGAATCAGCATTTCATCAACGGATCCTGAGTACACAGGTCCTGAGTGGGAGTCTGCTAGGCAGATGcaacagaaaatgaaagaaacgCTACAGAATGTACGTACCAGGTTGGAAATTCTAGAGAAGGGTCTTGCCACTTCTCTACGGAATGATCTTCAGGAGGTGCCCAAGTTGTATCCAGAATTTCCACCTAAAGACATGTCTGAAAAGTCACCAGAGCCTCAGAGCTTTAGTTCACTTCCTCAGCACAGTGAAGTAAATGGCGGCACTTCAACTGCAAGTGCAGAAGCAAGTAGTTCACCTACTACTTTGTCCTTGCCGTGTCAGAGTCATCCGTCCGAAGCACCTCCTGCTTACACTCCCCAGGCTGCTGAGGGTCACTACACTGTATCCTATGGAACAGAATCTGGGGAGTTCTCGTCAGTCGGGGAGAACTTCTATAGGAATCACTCTCAGCCACCTCCTCTTGAGACCTTAGGGGTGGATGCAGATGAGTTGATTTTGATACCAAACGGAGTACAAATTTTCTTTGTAAATCCCGCAGGGGAGGTTAGTGCACCTTCATATCCTGGGTACCTTCGAATCGTGAGGTTCTTGGATAATTCTCTTGATACCTTTCTAAATCGTCCTCCTGGATTTCTCCAG GTTTGTGACTGGTTGTATCCTCTAGTTCCTGATAGGTCTCCAGTTCTTAAATGTACTGTAGGTGCCTACATGTTTCCTGATACGATGTTACAAGCATCGGGATGCTTTGTGGGGGTCGTCTTGTCATCTGAATTACCAGAAGATGACAGAGAACTCTTCGAGGATCTATTAAGACAAATGTCTGACCTTCGGCTCCAG ACCAACTGGGAccgggcagaaggagaaaatgaaTTCCAGATCCCTGGAATATCAGGATCTGCCTCTGACCAGTTGAAGGAAGCCAGTGGCACTGACGTGAGACAGCTGGACCCAGGCAGTAAAGATGTGCGTCAGAAGGGAAAACGAGGGAAAAAG aTTCTGTGTTATGTACCAAATGTTGAATTTGGATTAGAG ACCAAAGGAACTTCAAGTGAAGAAGTTAATCTGAGTCACATTGTACCCTGTGAGCCAGtttcagaagaaaaagcaaaggagttacCTGAATGGAGTGAGAAAGTGGCTCACAACATTTTGTCAG TTGATGGAGTTTGTACTGTGGCAAATTGTGTTGGAAAGGAATTAGCTCCACACGTCAAGAAGCACGGAAGCAAACTTGTTCCAGAATCTCTTAAAAAAGACCGAAATGGAAAGTCTACCCTGGATGGCGCTATGGTTGTAGCAGCAAGTAGCGTTCAAG GATTCTCAACTGTCTGGCAAGGATTGGAATGTGCAGCTAAATGCATTGTTAACAATGTTTCAGCAGAAACTGTACAAACTGTCAGATACAA ATATGGGCATACTGCAGGAGAAGCTACGCACAACGCAGTAGATTCTGCCATCAATGTTGGTGTAACTGCCTATAATATTGACAACATCGGCATCAAAGCAATGGTGAAGAAAACTGCAAAACAAACAGGACACACACTGCTTGAGGACTATAAAATCATTGATAATTCTAAGGGGGAAAATCCAGGAGGAGGAGCAAGTGCAAACCTGAAAGGGGAGAAAGATGAGCAGAAAGAGGGGCCAGAGAAGAACGGGGCAAAGAAGAAAGATAAGTGA